A genomic stretch from Vibrio coralliilyticus includes:
- a CDS encoding sugar diacid recognition domain-containing protein, with the protein MLDAQLAQRIVDRTMPIIGHNINVMNNAGMVVASGEKSRIGQTHDGALLALNRKASVEVTSEDCKLLSGVKPGVNLLLKHKNAILGVVGITGEPSEIRGVAELVAMTAELIIDQADLLEKVQRDRRYKDEFILACLTGRLTPSEMRDGAEQISVNPSDSWELLLVEMPNQDSSTTTLTEHLYQKSGHHLCAHLSARHLVIFVPTEQPLSVGKVNEWLHWLEQIPCRNLKISTGKFAHSLDEWQTAYHSALQVMKIGKAARPKNAVYLLEEYQLPVLLAPLHGTWQGEQLSQMIATLTEHDKSGQLVATLEAYFDANGSANDTASKLFIHRNTLKYRLDKITEITGFETTDFSHMAQLYLAIQLGKLS; encoded by the coding sequence ATGTTAGATGCTCAGCTTGCTCAACGAATTGTTGATCGCACAATGCCGATTATTGGTCACAACATTAACGTAATGAACAATGCTGGTATGGTCGTCGCGAGTGGAGAGAAATCACGCATTGGCCAGACCCATGACGGGGCATTGCTAGCGTTAAACCGAAAAGCGTCAGTTGAAGTCACTTCAGAAGACTGCAAACTCTTATCTGGGGTTAAACCCGGTGTTAACCTGTTATTAAAGCATAAGAATGCGATCCTTGGTGTGGTGGGGATTACAGGGGAGCCTAGTGAGATTCGTGGTGTAGCTGAACTTGTGGCAATGACGGCTGAGCTGATTATTGATCAAGCTGACCTGCTGGAAAAAGTTCAACGTGACAGGCGATATAAAGATGAATTTATCCTAGCCTGTTTAACAGGGCGTTTGACCCCATCGGAAATGCGTGATGGTGCTGAACAAATCTCAGTGAATCCGAGTGATTCATGGGAGCTACTGCTGGTCGAGATGCCAAATCAAGATAGTTCAACCACAACTCTTACGGAGCATCTGTACCAAAAGTCGGGACATCATCTCTGCGCTCACTTGTCTGCTCGCCATTTAGTTATATTTGTTCCAACTGAACAGCCTTTGAGCGTAGGCAAAGTGAACGAGTGGCTTCATTGGTTAGAGCAAATACCATGTCGAAATCTAAAGATCTCAACGGGAAAGTTTGCCCACAGTCTAGATGAATGGCAAACCGCGTACCACTCAGCGCTTCAGGTAATGAAAATAGGCAAAGCGGCGCGCCCTAAGAATGCGGTTTATCTTCTTGAAGAGTATCAGTTGCCAGTTTTATTAGCACCGTTGCATGGTACTTGGCAGGGAGAGCAACTGTCACAAATGATAGCCACCTTGACCGAGCATGATAAATCAGGCCAGCTAGTCGCGACCTTGGAGGCCTACTTTGATGCTAATGGCAGCGCAAATGATACGGCTTCCAAATTGTTTATTCATCGAAATACTCTAAAATACCGTTTGGACAAGATCACAGAAATCACCGGATTTGAGACAACAGATTTCTCTCATATGGCGCAGCTTTATCTGGCTATTCAGCTTGGTAAGCTTAGTTAA
- a CDS encoding ABC transporter ATP-binding protein: protein MLEARKLAFSVGNRNLLSDFDMNFEPGKIYALVGHNGSGKSTLLKLLAQQQNATSGDVLLQGKSVSDWSDKKFAQQIAYLPQHLPSTDSLSGKDLVSFGRYPWHGLLGRLGAKDKEFIQQAMQMTDTEKYADRLVDTLSGGERQRVWLAMLLAQRTQYLLLDEPLSALDIAHQVEMLELIKKLSTELELGVLIVIHDINMAARFCDHIVALHSGKMIAQGSVSEVFNEQQLNDIYGIEMQITDHAAGYPVAMPC from the coding sequence ATGCTCGAAGCTAGAAAACTAGCATTTAGCGTTGGCAACAGAAACTTGTTGTCAGATTTTGATATGAATTTTGAGCCTGGCAAGATTTATGCGCTTGTCGGTCACAACGGCTCAGGTAAATCAACGTTACTTAAACTTCTCGCACAGCAGCAAAATGCCACCAGCGGAGATGTCTTGCTACAAGGCAAATCAGTTTCCGATTGGTCAGATAAGAAATTCGCTCAGCAAATTGCCTATCTTCCTCAGCATTTACCATCGACCGATAGCCTTTCAGGAAAAGACCTAGTGAGTTTTGGTCGCTACCCGTGGCACGGCTTACTTGGACGTTTAGGTGCGAAAGATAAAGAGTTCATTCAACAAGCGATGCAGATGACAGATACAGAAAAGTATGCAGACCGCTTGGTTGATACTTTGTCAGGTGGTGAACGTCAGCGAGTGTGGTTAGCCATGCTTCTGGCTCAGAGAACTCAATATCTGCTTTTGGATGAGCCCTTGTCTGCTCTGGATATCGCTCACCAAGTAGAAATGCTTGAACTAATAAAGAAACTGTCCACTGAACTCGAATTAGGCGTTCTTATCGTGATACACGATATCAACATGGCCGCTCGTTTTTGCGACCACATAGTGGCACTTCATAGCGGGAAAATGATCGCTCAGGGCTCTGTTTCTGAAGTGTTTAACGAACAGCAGCTAAACGATATATATGGTATCGAAATGCAGATCACCGACCACGCTGCAGGTTACCCGGTTGCAATGCCATGCTAA
- a CDS encoding 4'-phosphopantetheinyl transferase family protein — protein MNTLIKSEQNWLQSLPHLPFTVNQMELVVCMVSYDKSLFTKSLYSIRVLPNSIRKAHFSRQAEFVAGRTAAENAMALLGESHKIGINLDRSPNFPSHLTGSISHCENYALAVVERKTKLADHHLGVDIQRVLSDQEVQDTQAFIAREEEIDLLVQTGLSRNEAVTLLFSAKESLYKAIYPQVQEILEFDVVRLVKSSENSLRFESNQYLISKGISRTLESHYAWFQQCVICLSKVAV, from the coding sequence ATGAACACTCTGATTAAAAGCGAACAAAATTGGCTTCAAAGTCTTCCACACCTGCCATTTACTGTTAATCAAATGGAACTGGTTGTTTGCATGGTTTCATACGATAAGTCTCTGTTTACCAAATCACTTTATTCAATTCGTGTTCTGCCCAATTCAATACGAAAGGCACATTTTTCACGTCAGGCTGAATTTGTCGCAGGCCGCACTGCAGCTGAAAACGCCATGGCACTTCTTGGTGAGTCGCACAAGATAGGCATAAATTTAGATCGCTCTCCCAATTTCCCATCTCACTTGACTGGCTCAATTTCTCACTGTGAAAACTACGCGCTTGCCGTCGTAGAGAGGAAGACAAAACTAGCGGATCATCACCTAGGCGTGGATATCCAACGTGTTCTTTCAGATCAGGAAGTACAAGATACTCAGGCTTTTATTGCGAGAGAAGAGGAAATAGACTTGCTTGTTCAAACAGGTCTAAGTCGAAATGAAGCGGTCACATTATTGTTTTCAGCGAAAGAGTCACTCTACAAAGCTATCTACCCTCAAGTTCAGGAGATCCTTGAGTTCGATGTCGTTCGTTTAGTGAAAAGTAGTGAAAATAGTTTAAGGTTCGAATCGAACCAATATCTGATTTCGAAGGGAATTTCTAGGACTTTGGAGAGTCACTATGCATGGTTTCAACAGTGTGTGATTTGTCTCTCTAAAGTGGCAGTATAA
- a CDS encoding ABC transporter substrate-binding protein, translating into MLNIKRMTIACLTTLTAVMPAMAGSEVSQDKLRVMSIDWSQTETMIALGVTPVASAQQSDYNDWVRSPKIPDETVDVGLRTQPNQERLSELNLDTIFLSPRFASLETQLSRIAPVKILGLYKVGEVNWEAVTDFTRRMAKEVNADKQAEQLIANSEAELNDLKATLPDNIAPVLLVQFMDTKHVRVFGENSIYKVALDQLGIQNAWDKATNAWGFALTGVDKLQGIDAQFVVIEPLPVGVKEHLAQDQYWQYLIEQTGRPVITVKPTWSFGGLPSAMRFANLVTSALAEEVTQ; encoded by the coding sequence ATGCTAAACATCAAACGAATGACAATCGCTTGTCTTACTACGTTGACCGCAGTAATGCCTGCCATGGCTGGATCAGAGGTTTCACAAGATAAACTGCGAGTGATGTCCATTGACTGGTCTCAGACTGAAACCATGATCGCTCTTGGCGTTACGCCTGTGGCATCGGCTCAACAATCGGATTACAACGACTGGGTCAGAAGTCCGAAAATACCGGATGAGACTGTGGACGTTGGTCTGCGCACTCAGCCTAACCAAGAAAGGTTATCTGAGCTAAACCTCGACACCATTTTCCTTTCTCCTCGTTTTGCTTCGCTGGAGACTCAGTTATCTCGTATTGCACCCGTAAAAATCCTTGGTCTGTATAAAGTGGGTGAGGTTAACTGGGAAGCCGTCACTGATTTCACACGCCGCATGGCAAAAGAGGTTAACGCTGATAAGCAAGCTGAACAGCTTATAGCCAATAGTGAAGCTGAATTGAATGACCTAAAAGCAACACTGCCTGACAACATAGCTCCAGTGCTTTTAGTACAGTTTATGGATACCAAACATGTTCGAGTATTTGGTGAGAACAGCATCTATAAAGTGGCATTGGATCAGTTGGGCATTCAGAATGCTTGGGACAAAGCGACTAACGCGTGGGGCTTTGCTCTCACAGGTGTTGATAAGTTACAGGGTATCGATGCGCAATTTGTCGTTATAGAACCTCTTCCTGTTGGCGTAAAGGAACATTTAGCGCAAGACCAATATTGGCAATATTTGATTGAGCAAACGGGTCGTCCGGTAATCACCGTAAAACCAACATGGAGTTTTGGTGGTTTACCCTCAGCGATGCGTTTCGCTAATTTGGTCACCTCTGCTCTGGCTGAGGAGGTAACCCAATGA
- a CDS encoding glycerate kinase, with the protein MKIVIAPDSFKESLSAIEVAQSIQTGLEKVWPNAEFVKVPVADGGEGTVQSLIDASAGKKVFTEVTGPLGQPVQAFYGVLGDSKTAVIEMAEASGLHLVPAEKRDPKITTSFGTGELIKHALNQGVTKLIVGLGGSATNDAGAGMLAALGVTFLDKTGEEFVPVGGASLANLESVDTSNLDPRLRQCEVVVACDVDNPLCGDKGASAVFGPQKGANEQDVALLDQSLEIFGQVTEKSAGVAVLTAAGAGAAGGMGAALLGYANAVLKPGIEIVLDTVELESKLMGANLVITGEGKIDDQTVHGKTPVGVSKLAKQFDLPVIAIAGCTGNNFQAVYEHGIDAVYACLPRPMSLQEAFDEAATNLANVAENVARTYQISH; encoded by the coding sequence ATGAAGATTGTTATCGCTCCAGACTCATTTAAAGAAAGTTTATCCGCAATAGAAGTAGCTCAGTCAATCCAGACAGGCTTGGAAAAAGTATGGCCTAATGCTGAGTTTGTCAAAGTGCCAGTTGCCGATGGTGGGGAAGGGACGGTTCAGTCTTTAATTGATGCTAGTGCTGGGAAGAAAGTCTTCACTGAGGTAACAGGACCATTAGGTCAACCAGTGCAAGCTTTCTATGGTGTTTTGGGTGACAGCAAAACCGCTGTGATCGAAATGGCTGAAGCAAGTGGTTTACACCTTGTCCCAGCAGAAAAACGAGACCCTAAGATCACAACCAGCTTCGGAACTGGTGAGCTGATTAAGCACGCGTTAAATCAAGGTGTAACAAAGCTAATTGTCGGATTGGGTGGCAGCGCGACTAATGACGCTGGCGCTGGGATGCTTGCCGCATTAGGTGTTACTTTCTTAGATAAAACAGGCGAAGAGTTTGTGCCTGTTGGCGGTGCAAGCCTAGCAAACCTAGAAAGTGTTGATACTTCCAATCTGGATCCGCGACTACGACAATGTGAAGTGGTCGTCGCATGTGATGTAGATAACCCTCTTTGTGGTGATAAAGGTGCATCTGCTGTCTTTGGACCACAAAAAGGGGCAAATGAGCAAGATGTGGCCTTGCTCGATCAATCTTTAGAGATTTTTGGTCAAGTAACGGAAAAAAGTGCTGGTGTTGCTGTGCTTACTGCGGCTGGTGCTGGTGCGGCTGGTGGAATGGGCGCGGCTTTACTTGGCTACGCTAATGCAGTATTAAAGCCGGGTATAGAGATTGTTCTGGACACGGTTGAGTTAGAGTCAAAACTGATGGGTGCGAATTTAGTGATCACTGGTGAAGGTAAAATTGATGACCAAACGGTTCATGGTAAAACTCCCGTAGGGGTATCAAAGCTAGCTAAGCAATTTGATCTTCCTGTCATAGCGATTGCAGGTTGTACTGGGAATAATTTTCAAGCGGTCTATGAGCACGGTATTGATGCTGTCTATGCCTGTTTACCTAGGCCAATGTCGCTGCAAGAAGCATTTGATGAAGCCGCTACTAACCTAGCAAATGTTGCAGAAAACGTAGCTCGGACTTATCAGATAAGTCATTAG
- a CDS encoding multidrug ABC transporter permease/ATP-binding protein — translation MKLLFQLAHKQHKALALVILLSVASAFLSIGVIAFIQYELLSQTTSVHSAIWQFAGLLVLLLITATVAQVSLHKLGHQFVYSKRCQLVKQLINTDIEQIEDVGSAGVLASLNTDIRNITIAFVTLPEMIYGLVLTVVALSYLAFLSLPLFGVSLLMLGATGIIGYGLVTRITFHVRQVRDFEDKLYHDYQALIDGRKELSLNPNRARRYFEDEFSPNAKGYRDEVTRADIYNGFAANMANTIVLALIGLNFYLALGLGWAGFDVASTFALVILFMRMPLMAAVGALPGLISANISMRKLESLDLSDNENLVEANEQPEVFEGIDLQQVTYEYRADGDDRPFKVGPINFKASKGEMIFIIGGNGSGKSTFARLLTGLYRPHTGNVFLNGQPMTELNWPHYRQQFSTVFSDFYLFHQITDGQGQDVPQADINEWMERLEMSHKVTQENGRLSDVRYSQGQRKRLALLMAVAEQRGCMLLDEWAADQDPRFRKVFYQQLLPLLKERGVTVIAITHDDRYFDAADRIFKMDSGQLTELDTADKSQAQQAVESVVA, via the coding sequence ATGAAATTACTTTTTCAGTTGGCCCATAAACAACATAAAGCGCTCGCTTTGGTTATTTTGTTGAGTGTGGCAAGTGCCTTTCTCAGCATTGGCGTGATTGCTTTTATTCAATATGAACTATTGAGTCAGACAACCAGTGTTCATAGTGCTATCTGGCAATTTGCTGGTTTACTGGTACTTTTGTTGATCACCGCAACCGTTGCGCAGGTGTCACTGCACAAGTTAGGTCACCAGTTCGTTTATTCGAAGCGCTGTCAATTGGTTAAGCAATTGATCAACACGGATATTGAACAAATAGAAGATGTCGGGAGTGCCGGGGTTCTGGCATCACTGAACACTGACATTCGTAACATTACTATTGCCTTCGTTACTTTGCCGGAAATGATTTATGGCTTGGTACTTACCGTAGTGGCATTATCCTATCTCGCGTTCCTCTCACTACCATTATTTGGTGTAAGCCTGCTGATGTTAGGCGCGACTGGTATTATTGGTTATGGACTGGTGACTCGAATCACTTTCCATGTACGTCAAGTTCGTGACTTTGAAGACAAGCTTTATCACGATTATCAGGCATTGATTGACGGTCGCAAAGAGCTATCACTTAACCCAAATCGCGCTCGTCGTTATTTCGAGGATGAGTTCAGCCCAAATGCTAAGGGTTATAGAGACGAAGTCACAAGAGCGGACATCTACAATGGTTTTGCAGCCAACATGGCTAACACGATTGTACTGGCACTGATTGGTCTCAACTTTTATCTGGCGTTGGGATTAGGATGGGCTGGTTTTGACGTCGCTTCTACCTTTGCTCTGGTCATCTTATTTATGCGCATGCCACTTATGGCGGCAGTCGGTGCGTTGCCGGGGCTGATTAGCGCCAATATTTCTATGCGTAAGCTTGAATCGCTCGATTTAAGTGACAATGAAAACCTTGTTGAGGCTAATGAACAACCAGAAGTCTTTGAAGGCATCGATCTCCAGCAAGTGACGTATGAATACCGCGCGGATGGCGATGACCGTCCGTTTAAAGTTGGCCCGATCAATTTTAAAGCTTCGAAAGGTGAGATGATCTTCATCATTGGTGGTAATGGCAGCGGAAAATCAACGTTTGCTCGTTTACTGACCGGCCTTTATCGCCCGCATACAGGTAATGTTTTCTTGAACGGTCAACCTATGACTGAGCTCAACTGGCCTCACTATCGCCAGCAGTTTTCTACGGTGTTCAGTGACTTCTACTTGTTCCATCAGATAACCGATGGACAAGGCCAAGATGTTCCACAGGCCGATATCAACGAGTGGATGGAGCGTCTGGAAATGAGCCACAAAGTGACTCAAGAGAATGGTCGCTTGTCGGATGTTCGTTATTCACAGGGGCAGCGTAAGCGTCTTGCGCTACTGATGGCCGTTGCCGAACAGCGAGGTTGCATGCTTCTCGACGAATGGGCGGCAGATCAGGACCCTCGCTTTAGAAAAGTCTTTTACCAACAGTTACTGCCCCTGCTTAAGGAGCGTGGCGTGACTGTAATCGCTATTACCCACGATGACCGTTACTTCGATGCGGCAGATCGCATTTTCAAAATGGACAGTGGGCAACTGACAGAACTGGATACTGCGGATAAATCACAAGCTCAACAAGCAGTAGAAAGTGTCGTCGCTTAA
- a CDS encoding VirK/YbjX family protein: MSDYFTFIRSLPLVAQRVYPEIHGLKKVRYNVRFCLWSMLKPNALKQMQRLFEHPDFRPITETNPRMFEKPLKPFVCLQWRPKQRAIKIYEHFQTLHQMYGRAFLDFYSEAGWLLLGVQDCSLILCAGPEREGSLALKLVDENKQDLFTLAFNISSSPKREIHIGALQGPGDHITGRGEIIKSLTRGMHGLRPKALMLEVLLILAREWGVESVYGITNKGHVYQALRYTGSKRSSITYNYSELWAEYGGVEVSKYLYQIPLCPARKDPSSLKKAKRRLYTKRYTWLEEMQKTIRIRLDELLG, encoded by the coding sequence CTGTCCGATTATTTTACTTTTATACGATCTCTGCCGCTTGTCGCACAGAGGGTTTATCCTGAAATCCATGGTTTAAAGAAAGTCCGATATAACGTTCGTTTCTGTTTGTGGTCAATGTTAAAACCCAATGCGCTTAAACAAATGCAGCGGTTATTTGAACACCCTGACTTTCGTCCAATTACAGAGACAAATCCAAGGATGTTTGAAAAGCCTCTAAAGCCATTTGTTTGTCTACAGTGGCGCCCTAAGCAACGTGCCATAAAAATATATGAGCATTTTCAGACGCTACACCAAATGTACGGACGCGCATTCCTCGATTTTTACTCTGAAGCAGGGTGGTTGTTGTTGGGTGTTCAGGATTGCAGTCTTATACTGTGTGCGGGTCCAGAAAGGGAAGGGTCTTTGGCTTTGAAGTTGGTCGATGAAAATAAACAGGATTTATTTACTTTAGCCTTCAATATCTCTTCGTCACCAAAACGCGAAATCCACATTGGAGCCTTGCAAGGCCCAGGCGATCATATCACTGGTCGTGGTGAAATTATTAAAAGCCTGACGCGCGGAATGCACGGGCTTCGCCCCAAAGCGCTTATGCTAGAGGTACTTCTGATACTTGCACGTGAGTGGGGTGTTGAATCGGTTTATGGTATTACCAACAAAGGCCATGTCTACCAAGCACTAAGGTATACGGGCTCTAAGCGCTCAAGCATCACGTATAACTATTCTGAATTGTGGGCAGAATATGGTGGTGTAGAGGTATCAAAATATTTGTATCAAATACCTCTTTGTCCTGCTCGTAAAGATCCAAGCTCATTGAAAAAAGCCAAGCGACGCCTTTACACAAAACGTTACACTTGGCTTGAAGAGATGCAAAAAACAATTCGAATACGCCTAGATGAATTGTTGGGCTGA
- a CDS encoding LysR family transcriptional regulator — protein MDKLADMELFTLIVKHQGLASAGRELGLSPATVTARLQGLEERHGVKLLNRNTRHIALTDSGLNYYESCLQILESVREAEAKLQNTAVQIEGQIRISAPKDIGKQFVMPAIDTFQRLYPKVVPHLLLHDNLSSLSESNLDLQIRYGSPPDSGMIARKLAVSERVLVASPAYIDCHGRPNSPEQLQTHQCLSLLRNEQEMKLWYFQHRESKSNSSQQVWSFRCSDDGEVIRHWAREGVGIALKSRLDVETDIKMGALQVLLPDFRVDFKPISSMNDSELYAVYRDRKYQPKRLKLFLEHLIAAFSAEVETS, from the coding sequence ATGGATAAATTAGCGGATATGGAATTGTTCACTCTGATTGTCAAACATCAAGGGTTGGCAAGTGCCGGCAGAGAGCTTGGATTATCACCTGCCACTGTAACAGCAAGGTTACAAGGGCTTGAAGAACGACACGGCGTTAAACTCCTCAATCGCAATACGCGACATATCGCGCTGACAGATTCTGGCCTCAATTATTATGAGTCCTGTCTGCAGATTTTAGAAAGCGTCCGTGAAGCAGAAGCGAAATTGCAGAACACCGCTGTTCAAATAGAGGGGCAAATACGAATTTCAGCACCTAAAGATATTGGGAAGCAGTTCGTTATGCCTGCTATCGATACCTTTCAGCGGCTATATCCCAAAGTTGTGCCTCATCTATTACTGCATGATAATTTATCTAGCTTGTCGGAAAGTAACCTTGATCTTCAGATACGTTATGGTTCTCCTCCCGACAGTGGCATGATTGCCAGAAAACTAGCAGTGAGTGAACGTGTTTTGGTCGCGTCACCCGCTTATATTGACTGCCATGGTCGGCCCAATTCTCCTGAACAACTCCAAACACACCAGTGCTTATCTCTGCTGAGAAATGAGCAAGAGATGAAGCTTTGGTACTTTCAGCACAGAGAGTCTAAGAGTAATTCATCCCAGCAAGTGTGGAGTTTTCGCTGTTCAGATGATGGTGAGGTAATACGTCATTGGGCTAGGGAAGGAGTGGGAATTGCGCTTAAATCAAGGTTAGATGTTGAGACTGATATAAAAATGGGTGCATTGCAGGTGTTATTACCAGATTTTCGCGTCGACTTTAAGCCCATTTCTTCAATGAATGACTCTGAGCTTTATGCCGTCTACCGTGACCGTAAATATCAACCTAAACGCCTCAAACTGTTTTTGGAGCACTTGATCGCTGCTTTTTCTGCTGAAGTGGAAACTTCATGA
- the fhuB gene encoding Fe(3+)-hydroxamate ABC transporter permease FhuB, whose amino-acid sequence MLTIAGFQLNASGNFSAGVNSLFQADWMSPESVRLHLTWWPRFFTTLIAGAALAAAGVLMQQVLRNPLASPSTLGVASGASFALMMATLYAPWLLTFSKSLIALLGGLGTMALVFALSWRRALSPTVVVVSGLVINLYFGAVSTVLLMMNQDKLAGLMIWGAGSLVQTGWSDIAYLAPRLGLAIGISFLFVKPLTLLELSEEGAKSLGVSLAKLRVICLGLAVLLTSWVVAKVGVIGFVGLAAPAIARATGVHRLVPKLIVSMLLGGLLLTLTDLLIQQLPGIAAMIVPTGAATAALGAPLLLWLLPRLSMRSQTQTQTVMTRHSEQVKSLNRHAIVLVALVIPVALFIFSTISIQSSGWQWLVFSGEWNLLEWRWPRLVAAALAGVMLATAGTVIQRLSGNPMASPEVIGISSGTALGLIIAMFSGIGVSLVGLYLGGLVGSMASLSVIVLLNRKSGFQPERVLLTGVAITALMNAVQSFVLAGGDPRSYQVLAWLSGSTYFVTQATLLPLTVATLVLVGGSFLTVRWLDILPLGEASSRALGVKVGQARGLLLLLVALLTVSATLVVGPLSFIGLMAPHLARLFGFSRAREHLICSALVGMGLMLFADWLGRQMLYPQEIPAGLVASLIGGMYLMWGLRRL is encoded by the coding sequence ATGCTGACCATTGCAGGCTTTCAGTTGAATGCCTCTGGCAATTTCTCAGCAGGCGTGAATAGCCTTTTCCAAGCCGATTGGATGTCGCCAGAGTCGGTTAGATTACATCTAACTTGGTGGCCTAGATTTTTCACGACACTGATTGCAGGTGCGGCTTTGGCTGCTGCTGGTGTACTGATGCAGCAAGTATTGCGCAACCCTTTGGCGTCACCATCCACTTTGGGTGTGGCAAGTGGTGCTAGTTTTGCTTTGATGATGGCAACCTTGTATGCCCCTTGGTTACTGACGTTTTCTAAATCACTGATTGCTTTGCTTGGTGGCTTGGGAACAATGGCACTGGTATTTGCACTGTCATGGCGTCGTGCACTTTCACCGACAGTTGTGGTGGTGTCGGGTCTGGTGATTAACCTTTATTTCGGTGCTGTCAGCACAGTTCTGTTGATGATGAATCAAGATAAGCTAGCAGGCTTAATGATTTGGGGGGCGGGCTCTCTCGTTCAGACAGGGTGGTCTGATATTGCTTATCTCGCCCCAAGACTCGGGTTAGCGATTGGTATTTCATTTCTATTCGTTAAGCCGCTAACCTTGTTGGAATTATCTGAAGAAGGTGCGAAGAGCCTTGGCGTGTCTCTGGCGAAGTTGCGCGTAATATGTCTTGGTCTTGCAGTGTTACTGACATCTTGGGTGGTTGCTAAAGTTGGCGTGATTGGCTTCGTAGGCCTCGCTGCCCCAGCGATTGCTCGCGCAACTGGTGTGCATCGTCTTGTGCCTAAGTTAATCGTCTCCATGCTGTTAGGTGGCTTACTACTAACGCTTACGGATCTGCTTATCCAGCAGCTCCCAGGTATTGCCGCTATGATTGTGCCAACGGGCGCTGCAACTGCTGCATTAGGTGCTCCTCTTTTATTGTGGTTACTGCCAAGGTTGTCGATGCGCAGTCAAACCCAGACGCAAACGGTCATGACACGCCATAGTGAGCAGGTGAAGAGCCTGAATCGTCATGCCATTGTATTGGTTGCACTCGTTATTCCAGTTGCTTTATTTATCTTTAGTACCATTTCAATCCAAAGCTCTGGTTGGCAGTGGCTAGTGTTCTCAGGTGAGTGGAACCTGCTTGAGTGGCGTTGGCCTAGGCTTGTTGCTGCCGCCCTGGCTGGTGTGATGTTGGCTACCGCAGGTACTGTGATCCAGCGTTTAAGTGGTAACCCGATGGCGAGCCCTGAAGTGATCGGCATCAGCTCTGGTACCGCTTTGGGTTTGATCATTGCCATGTTCTCTGGCATTGGCGTTAGTCTCGTTGGTTTGTATTTAGGTGGGCTTGTGGGCTCGATGGCGTCGCTCTCCGTGATTGTTCTTTTGAACCGTAAGTCTGGGTTCCAACCTGAACGTGTGCTGCTGACCGGTGTCGCTATCACAGCTCTGATGAACGCAGTACAAAGTTTCGTATTGGCGGGTGGTGACCCTAGGAGCTACCAAGTCCTAGCTTGGCTTTCTGGCTCCACTTACTTTGTTACACAGGCGACCTTGCTTCCTTTAACTGTTGCGACTTTAGTGCTTGTAGGGGGCAGTTTTTTAACGGTGCGCTGGCTGGACATACTACCGTTGGGAGAGGCCAGTTCACGAGCACTTGGAGTCAAAGTCGGGCAGGCGAGAGGTTTGCTATTACTGCTGGTGGCATTGCTGACAGTGAGCGCCACTCTCGTTGTTGGCCCATTGAGTTTTATCGGTTTGATGGCGCCGCATCTCGCTCGTTTGTTTGGTTTTAGTCGAGCTAGAGAGCACCTGATTTGTTCAGCGCTTGTCGGTATGGGACTAATGCTTTTCGCTGATTGGCTAGGGCGCCAAATGTTGTACCCACAAGAAATCCCAGCTGGTTTGGTGGCGTCTTTGATTGGCGGTATGTACCTGATGTGGGGACTTCGCAGACTTTAA